One Coffea eugenioides isolate CCC68of chromosome 2, Ceug_1.0, whole genome shotgun sequence genomic window, ACAAGTTGAGCCACTAGCCCAACCATCAGTGTTGAAGACAATCTTGATATGCCACTGGAGGGAGATCTTCATATCAGGGTTTTTCGCATTTCTGAAAATAGTGACCGTCTCTGCTGGTCCTCTTCTACTAAAAGCCTTCATTCAGGTTGCAGAAGGAAAAGAGAGTTTTGAATATGAAGGTTATGTCTTGGCTGTTTTGCTTTTTATCTCAAAGAACTTGGAATCTTTGTCCCAAAGACAGTGGTATTTCAGGAGCAGAGTAGTAGGTGTGAAAGTAAGGTCCTTGTTAACGGCAGCCACTTATAAGAAGCAACTAAGACTATCCAATACTGCCAAGTTGATGCACTCAAGCGGTGAGATAATGAACTATGTTACAGTGGATGCCTACCGGATTGGAGAATTTCCTTTCTGGTTTCATCAGACCTGGACAACGAGTCTCCAGCTCATCTTTGCACTTTTAATTCTCTACAGTGCTGTCGGGCTTGCTACAATTGCATCGTTGGTGGTAATAGTTCTTACCGTTCTTTGTAATACTCCCCTTGCAAAATTACAGCACAAATTCCAATCTAAGCTTATGGTGGCACAAGATGACAGGCTAAAGGCTATTTCAGAGGCACTTGTCAGTATGAAGGTTTTGAAATTATATGCCTGGGAAAGCCATTTCAAGAAGGTTATTGAGAATCTAAGGCAGGTTGAAGAAAAATGGTTGTCAGCTGTTCAGCTGCGTAAAGCATATAATAGCTTTCTTTTTTGGTCATCCCCTGTACTTGTCTCTGCTACAACATTTGGGGCTTGCTATTTCCTTGGTATTCCACTATATGCAAGCAACGTTTTCACATTTGTAGCAACATTACGACTGGTTCAGGACCCTATTAGATCTATTCCTGATGTTATTGGAGTAGTCATTCAAGCTAAGGTTTCTTTTAAGAGGATTGTGAAGTTTCTTGAGGCACCTGAATTGGATGTAGCAAATGTGAGGCAGAAATGCCTTGGAGAAAACGCAAGTCGAAACATTATTATAAGATCTGCTTGCCTCTCGTGGGAAGAGAATTCATTGAAACCCTCTCTTAGAAACATTAATCTCGAGGTTAGACGTGGTGAGAAGGTTGCTATATGTGGGGAGGTGGGCTCGGGTAAGTCAACACTTCTAGCTGCAATTCTTGGAGAGGTTCCAGTTACCTGTGGAACTGTAagttaatttcttgttcctttgacGTACTTCTATTGAACTGATTTTGTCTATGCCTATGAAACTCCCTAACAATTTTTGTCATATATGGGATTCTTGTAGAAGGCTTAAACATGACCTGATCATCTCTTATATGATAAATTTATCTTCATTCTACAGGTTCGAGTGCATGGAACTATTGCCTATGTTTCCCAATCAGCATGGATTCAGACTGGAAGTATTCGAGACAATATTTTATTTGGGTCTCCAATGGATTACCAGAGATACCAACAAACATTAGAAAAATGTTCATTGGTAAAGGATTTTGAGTTGCTTCCGCATGGTGATCTCACTGAAATTGGTGAAAGGGGAGTTAATCTCAGCGGTGGACAGAAGCAACGGATTCAACTTGCACGGGCTTTATATCAGAATGCTGACATATATCTATTGGATGATCCCTTCAGTGCTGTTGATGCACACACTGCCACGAGCTTATTCAATGTTAGTACTTTCTCATCTTCTTATTTTCTGGTAGTCTGGAATCTGGGAGGGGGCATTGATTGCACGACCTCATAATTCTGAGGCTTGCTTTACATCGATTGACCTCCTCCTATTGTGGAACATGCTTAGTAACACTCTTTTGTGATGATGTACAAACTCACACCATTCTTGGCAGGATTATGTCATGGGAGCTCTGACTGGGAAGACTGTCTTACTTGTAACCCATCAAGTTGATTTTCTTCCTGCATTTGATTGTGTTCTGGTGAGTTTACCCCTGGGAAATTTTTACGCTGTAACTGTTTGTTGTTTTCATTTGCTTTGTACCTTTAGGCATTTTTTCTGGTAACTTGATTCCACTTCCTGTGATAAAGCCTGAGAAATATGTCTTTTTAGATGACTTTTCAGTTAAATTTAGGattaacccccccccccccccccacaaacAACACAACAAAGGGAAAACCTCTTTCTACTAGATGCTATGATGTCTGAAAATCTTTGTTTTGCATTATGATTTTATTCTGCTTTCATAGGTCAATTGATTACTTGTTTTCAGATTGATCACATTTTCCTAGCAATAAAAAGTTGTTTAGCGTTGGAGGTGTTGCATATAGCCATCTATATTACTAAAAATTTGGATATCAAGATATTCACGCAGTGAGTGCTCAATTAACTTGAGCCATTAGTGGAAAGCAAAAGAGCTGGTTTCGTTACCCTGAATATTACTCCCAAGGAAACTGCCACACTAAATCTACTTGACAACAATATACTTACTTCTACCTTGTTTGACAGTTTATGTCAGATGGCGAGATTCTCAATGCAGCTCCCTATCATCAGTTACTAGCCTTTAGTAAAGAATTTCAGAGTTTGGTTGATGCACACAAAGAGACTGCAGGTTCTGAGAGGATTTCAGAAGTTACTTCCTCCCCGAGTCCTAAAGCTCCTAACAAAGAAATCCGCAAGACATACAGTGAGAAAGGTTCTAAAGCATCAGCAGGTGATCAGTTGATCAAGCAAGAAGAGAGAGAAGTCGGGGACACTGGCTTTAGGCCTTACATTCAGTATTTAAATCAGAACAAAGGCTTCTTGTTCTTTTCTTTGGCTGCTTTCTCTCATCTTACTTTCGTGATTGGTCAGATATCACAGAACTCTTGGATGGCTGCAAATGTTGACAATCCTGAAGTTAGCACGCTGAAACTGATTGTAGTCTACTTGGTGATTGGGTTTTCGTCAACATTTCTTCTGCTCAGTAGATCTCTGAGCACAGTTGTTTTGGGTCTGCAATCTTCAAAGTCATTATTTCTTCAGCTATTGAATTCTCTTTTCCGCGCGCCTATGGCATTTTATGACTCAACGCCTTTGGGAAGGATATTAAGCCGGGTAAGGATAGTAAGAGTTTCACGTATGCCAAGTTCAGTACACATCTACAGGCTTGGAACTAAAAGTAACGCCTATTGATTTTTACTTGAGCAGGTCTCGGTTGATCTGAGCATTGTTGATCTCGATGTTCCATTCAACTTGATTTTTTCTGTTGGATCAACTATAAATTTTTACTCTAGTCTTGTGGTGCTAACTGTAGTCACCTGGCAAATTTTGGTTGTCTCGATACCACTGGTCTATTTGGCTATTCGATTACAGGTAACATGCTGGCCGGCTTGTTTCATAGAAACTTTTGCTTATCAATTTAATGACAAGAAAAGATTATAGAAACTTTTGCTGTACTAATACCATCGTGGGTTTTCCTTTCAACAGAGATACTACTTTGCCTCTGCTAAAGAGTTGATGCGTATTAACGGCACAACCAAGTCTTTTGTTGCAAATCATCTTGCTGAATCTTTGGCAGGGTGCATGACAATCAGAGCTTTCGAACAAGAAGAGCGTTTCTTTGTTAAGAACCTAGAACTTGTTGACACAAATGCCAGCCCTTTCTTCCACAATTTTGCAGCTAATGAGTGGTTGATTCAACGATTGGAGACAGTCAGTGCCACAGTTCTTGCCTCCTCAGCTCTCTGCATGGTTTTACTTCCTCCTGGAACTTTTAGCTCCGGTCCGTGGTGCTCTAGTAATTGATGCTAGCAAAAATATAGATTCTTATTAACCAGGCATTTGTCCACCATACTGCTAAAGTTTGagaatgaaaattttctcttCTAATCATTGTCCCCTGTCATTGCAGGATTTATCGGAATGGCTTTGTCCTATGGTCTTTCATTAAATATGTCCCTTGTGTTTTCCATCCAAAACCAGTGTACTCTGGCAAATTATATAATTTCTGTGGAGAGGCTTTACCAATACATGCACATACCAAGTGAAGCTCCTGAAGTCATAGAATGTAATCGACCGCCAACCAATTGGCCAATAGTGGGTAAAGTAGAGATTCAAGATTTGCAGGTACATCTATTTGACTACTTTTATATTGTATTCGATCTTTGTTTCAACCCGCTGACACCAGTTCAATTACAGATCAAGTATCGTTCTGATGGCCCGCTTGTTCTTCGTGGGATCAGCTGTACATTCGAAGGAGGGCATAAAATTGGTATTGTTGGGCGAACTGGTAGTGGGAAGACTACTCTGATTGGTGCGCTCTTTCGTCTGGTGGAGCCAGTTGGTGGAAGAATCTTAGTGGATGGAATCGACATCTGTACAATTGGACTCCATGACTTGAGGTCACGTTTTGGGATTATACCACAGGATCCTACTCTTTTCAATGGAACTGTGAGATACAACTTAGATCCTTTGGGGCAACACACTGATCCGGAAATATGGGAGGTACTTAAAATCTTGGCATATCAAAGCATGAATTTGGCATTTGCAGCTTATGTTTGGTTAAATGTCCAGCATTCCTATTGCCAGTGGCTATTGCATTTGAGAAAAttgctttttttcctttttcaactttCAAAACAGCGTTGCTTTAACCGCTTGATAAGAACTTTTTTTCTGTTTCGAGAAGGTTCTTGAGAAGTGTCAACTCAAAGACGCTATTCGGGAGAAAGAAGAAGGCCTCGACTCCTTGGGTAAGCTGGTCCAGTTCTACCGTAGTGATGAATGATGTGCAGCTGCAGCTGCTGGTAAGATTTACTAACCTATCTCTTTCAATTTCAGTTGTGGAAGACGGATCAAACTGGAGCATGGGGCAGAGGCAATTGTTCTGTCTTGGCCGTGCTCTGCTGAGAAGAAGCAAGATATTGGTTCTTGATGAAGCAACTGCATCAATAGA contains:
- the LOC113762518 gene encoding ABC transporter C family member 10-like produces the protein MVDLWSMFCGASDCTDSSRKFCGANLVSAALSSSCINHALITSFDVLLLIVFLAIFFSRPSSKFPWTHAQTRRISGLQLISATFNGLLGLSYLCAGIWVLVRELRKTHSALPLHWWLLLTFHGLTCLLVGLTVSLRGKVFSQAPLRLLSILVFLFSGIACGFSLVTAILDKEVSVRMGLYILSLIGACLLLLCTYKGYKYEDSTENDLSAPLNGVASGKGKLDSVGSVTPFEKAGFISKMSFWWLNPLMKRGKEKTLEDEDIPNLREEDRAQSCYLLFVDIYNKRKQVEPLAQPSVLKTILICHWREIFISGFFAFLKIVTVSAGPLLLKAFIQVAEGKESFEYEGYVLAVLLFISKNLESLSQRQWYFRSRVVGVKVRSLLTAATYKKQLRLSNTAKLMHSSGEIMNYVTVDAYRIGEFPFWFHQTWTTSLQLIFALLILYSAVGLATIASLVVIVLTVLCNTPLAKLQHKFQSKLMVAQDDRLKAISEALVSMKVLKLYAWESHFKKVIENLRQVEEKWLSAVQLRKAYNSFLFWSSPVLVSATTFGACYFLGIPLYASNVFTFVATLRLVQDPIRSIPDVIGVVIQAKVSFKRIVKFLEAPELDVANVRQKCLGENASRNIIIRSACLSWEENSLKPSLRNINLEVRRGEKVAICGEVGSGKSTLLAAILGEVPVTCGTVRVHGTIAYVSQSAWIQTGSIRDNILFGSPMDYQRYQQTLEKCSLVKDFELLPHGDLTEIGERGVNLSGGQKQRIQLARALYQNADIYLLDDPFSAVDAHTATSLFNDYVMGALTGKTVLLVTHQVDFLPAFDCVLFMSDGEILNAAPYHQLLAFSKEFQSLVDAHKETAGSERISEVTSSPSPKAPNKEIRKTYSEKGSKASAGDQLIKQEEREVGDTGFRPYIQYLNQNKGFLFFSLAAFSHLTFVIGQISQNSWMAANVDNPEVSTLKLIVVYLVIGFSSTFLLLSRSLSTVVLGLQSSKSLFLQLLNSLFRAPMAFYDSTPLGRILSRVSVDLSIVDLDVPFNLIFSVGSTINFYSSLVVLTVVTWQILVVSIPLVYLAIRLQRYYFASAKELMRINGTTKSFVANHLAESLAGCMTIRAFEQEERFFVKNLELVDTNASPFFHNFAANEWLIQRLETVSATVLASSALCMVLLPPGTFSSGFIGMALSYGLSLNMSLVFSIQNQCTLANYIISVERLYQYMHIPSEAPEVIECNRPPTNWPIVGKVEIQDLQIKYRSDGPLVLRGISCTFEGGHKIGIVGRTGSGKTTLIGALFRLVEPVGGRILVDGIDICTIGLHDLRSRFGIIPQDPTLFNGTVRYNLDPLGQHTDPEIWEVLEKCQLKDAIREKEEGLDSLVVEDGSNWSMGQRQLFCLGRALLRRSKILVLDEATASIDNATDLILQKTIRAEFADCTVITVAHRIPTVMDCTKVLAISEGKLVEYDEPMELMKREGSLFGKLVKEYWSHYRSAELQ